Proteins from one Cellulosilyticum lentocellum DSM 5427 genomic window:
- a CDS encoding transposase — protein sequence MLLQSWYDGELHQRRQNGFEFDRMSSTSFAANRNKLQISMLAYNFNNWFRRLCMAKDVQSFQMETIRKKVIKVAVKVARHARKVTFKLCSSHPYKHLFEEIMQNLCALPLVE from the coding sequence ATTTTATTACAATCATGGTACGATGGAGAACTTCATCAAAGAAGGCAAAATGGTTTTGAATTTGACCGCATGAGTAGCACTAGCTTTGCAGCAAATAGAAACAAGCTACAGATTTCAATGCTTGCCTATAACTTTAACAATTGGTTCAGAAGATTATGTATGGCAAAAGATGTGCAGAGCTTTCAAATGGAAACCATTCGCAAAAAAGTTATTAAGGTTGCTGTCAAAGTAGCTAGACACGCTCGTAAAGTAACATTTAAACTCTGTAGTAGCCACCCATACAAGCATCTATTTGAAGAGATAATGCAAAATCTATGTGCTTTACCGTTAGTGGAATAA
- a CDS encoding pyridoxamine 5'-phosphate oxidase family protein, with translation MHEEIIARAGEIVQKNTGENSYCVLALVDLDGYPTASTITASKANGIKWLTFCTGLGSIRTNRIDKCNRASVCFNAEDYNITLVGTMEIVTDLDIKKEMWYEGLTNHFSGPEDPNYCVLRFNTQRYNLLVDWKEARGVL, from the coding sequence ATGCATGAAGAGATTATAGCACGAGCAGGTGAAATTGTTCAGAAAAATACAGGTGAAAATTCTTATTGTGTATTAGCTCTAGTGGATTTAGATGGCTATCCAACGGCCTCTACTATAACAGCCTCTAAAGCAAATGGTATCAAATGGCTTACATTTTGCACAGGACTAGGCAGTATAAGAACTAATCGAATTGATAAGTGTAATAGGGCTAGTGTTTGTTTTAATGCCGAGGATTATAATATTACACTAGTTGGGACAATGGAAATCGTGACAGATTTAGATATAAAAAAGGAAATGTGGTATGAGGGCCTCACTAATCATTTTAGTGGTCCTGAAGATCCCAATTATTGTGTGTTACGTTTTAACACCCAACGTTACAATCTCCTAGTTGATTGGAAAGAGGCAAGGGGAGTATTATAA
- a CDS encoding VOC family protein, producing MEFMIQLYVSNAEEAIALYKEAFDAELKCIDYTPERTVLHSEIEAYGQKIAIATAEDTPVTGTVFQIDVKMKKEEDVRRAYEILKEDSVVNVPLGPCFFSPCMVDFVDKFKVRWCLFVI from the coding sequence ATGGAATTTATGATACAGCTATATGTGAGTAATGCAGAAGAAGCCATAGCGCTTTATAAAGAAGCCTTTGATGCAGAACTAAAGTGTATTGATTATACACCTGAAAGAACAGTACTTCATTCAGAAATAGAAGCTTATGGTCAAAAAATAGCAATAGCTACTGCCGAAGATACACCAGTAACAGGAACAGTCTTTCAAATAGATGTTAAAATGAAAAAAGAAGAAGATGTAAGAAGAGCTTATGAAATTTTGAAAGAAGATAGTGTGGTAAATGTTCCACTAGGTCCTTGTTTCTTTAGCCCATGTATGGTGGATTTTGTTGATAAGTTCAAAGTTCGCTGGTGCCTTTTTGTGATATAG
- a CDS encoding helix-turn-helix transcriptional regulator yields the protein MKQTRVIYQSKNCYYIKPPLVLAPYIAHYTFQFGSKGTVESTNQKSRLLTVLPDASGCIVMTYDGNDLSGYFWGPTTKAVVVGDDRTQVPLRMFIEFMPGGIAQFIRLNQDSVTDLQMPLEELSKTLEKDLKVLIEASGSLDEVIKALDTVLFKYFTFINQTQSNKVTPLLPYLRQNKGILTVKDLSEYTFYSPRHLNRLFNESLGINVKTYLRLLRINNAVKQINSSPKELTEIAQFLGYYDQAHFIHDFRAVVGVSPKAYRENMSVFYNENYKF from the coding sequence ATGAAACAAACGAGGGTTATTTATCAAAGCAAAAATTGTTATTATATAAAGCCCCCACTCGTACTTGCCCCCTATATTGCACATTATACTTTTCAGTTTGGTAGCAAAGGTACCGTTGAATCTACAAACCAAAAAAGTAGGCTGCTTACTGTATTACCAGATGCCAGTGGCTGTATTGTAATGACTTACGATGGTAATGATTTAAGTGGCTATTTTTGGGGACCTACTACAAAGGCAGTAGTTGTGGGAGATGATCGAACGCAGGTGCCACTTAGAATGTTTATTGAGTTTATGCCGGGAGGTATAGCTCAATTTATTCGTTTAAATCAAGACAGTGTAACTGATTTGCAAATGCCACTAGAGGAGCTCAGCAAGACTCTAGAGAAAGACTTAAAAGTACTAATAGAAGCTAGTGGGTCTTTGGATGAAGTAATCAAGGCATTAGATACAGTTCTATTTAAGTATTTTACCTTTATTAATCAAACTCAATCCAATAAGGTAACGCCTTTACTGCCCTATCTTAGGCAAAATAAAGGGATTTTAACAGTGAAAGATTTATCAGAGTATACATTTTATAGTCCCAGACATCTGAATAGATTATTTAATGAAAGTCTAGGGATTAATGTGAAAACCTATTTAAGGCTATTAAGAATCAATAATGCTGTTAAACAAATAAATAGTAGTCCTAAAGAACTTACTGAAATTGCTCAGTTTCTAGGGTATTATGACCAAGCTCATTTTATTCATGATTTCAGGGCAGTAGTAGGGGTAAGTCCGAAAGCTTATCGTGAAAATATGTCCGTTTTTTACAATGAAAATTATAAATTTTAA
- a CDS encoding DUF3795 domain-containing protein — translation MIQSRCGILCDECSYKEQVGCKGCVNIDKPFWGESCSVQSCCVDKKHEHCGQCGQFPCDTLHGFAYDKEQGDNGKRIEQCKKWVE, via the coding sequence ATGATACAATCAAGATGTGGCATATTATGTGATGAGTGCAGTTACAAGGAACAGGTAGGATGTAAGGGATGTGTGAATATCGACAAGCCTTTCTGGGGAGAAAGCTGTTCAGTGCAGTCGTGTTGTGTGGATAAAAAACATGAGCATTGCGGTCAGTGTGGACAATTTCCTTGTGATACACTTCATGGTTTTGCTTATGACAAAGAGCAAGGCGATAATGGCAAACGTATTGAACAATGTAAAAAGTGGGTGGAGTAA
- a CDS encoding ABC transporter ATP-binding protein: MKKIILKYKLLFSIVFMLKILIGIIFVSVSICLQRIVDAAVSGNSQQFYRTILWAIGYFVIVGLMDYLNRTIEAYYMTKTLCHFKKKIFKGLFRQDYTSFYKENTSVYLSSLTNDIHLMDKNYINPALGIVMDLVIIVGSTGVLIWFNIWIALAMILTSTIILFIPKVFGNRLASTRARYSEGLSELTKKLKDMFLGYEVVKSYHMDDQIIEEFQECNKEVEKRNYTAIEATSRTNALASYLSIMTQLVAIGLGGYFVIKGNLTIGTLFAIVQLGVNLGEPITMIIEKITMIKSMQIVKDRLLAFIDIEDVDENRFIELKEFKSSIQVEDVTFGYEEGYDILKSVSLQFEKNKKYAIVGASGSGKSTLLKLLLDEYIPRSGHITIDGQQLQEVLKSSLYQQLAIIHQNVYLFDKSLKENITLGKCFQESEIEEAMQKSAINEFLNKRTYGEDETLGEDGNKLSGGQRQRVAIARALIQRKPILLLDEYTSSLDSKVAYAIEDTILNLQDVTVVSVTHKLMDSLLKRYDRIIVMEDGRVVEQGGFQELLEKRQVFYKLYHAEHQMKNTGEDDTDAVS; encoded by the coding sequence ATGAAGAAGATTATACTGAAGTATAAATTGCTATTTTCAATTGTTTTTATGCTTAAAATTTTAATAGGAATTATTTTTGTGTCTGTGTCAATTTGCTTACAGCGTATTGTAGATGCAGCAGTCTCAGGAAACTCCCAGCAATTTTATAGGACCATTTTATGGGCGATAGGCTATTTTGTGATTGTTGGGTTGATGGATTATCTTAATCGGACGATTGAAGCTTATTATATGACCAAGACACTATGTCACTTTAAGAAAAAAATTTTTAAGGGCTTATTTAGACAAGACTATACTAGCTTTTATAAGGAAAACACTTCGGTATATCTTTCGAGTTTGACAAATGACATCCATCTTATGGATAAGAATTATATTAATCCTGCATTAGGAATCGTTATGGATCTAGTGATCATTGTTGGAAGTACAGGGGTATTAATATGGTTTAATATCTGGATTGCTCTGGCCATGATTTTAACTTCAACTATCATTTTATTTATTCCTAAAGTATTTGGTAATAGGTTAGCATCTACAAGAGCCAGATATAGTGAGGGACTAAGTGAGTTAACTAAGAAATTAAAAGATATGTTTTTAGGATATGAGGTCGTTAAATCGTATCATATGGATGATCAGATCATAGAAGAGTTTCAAGAGTGCAATAAGGAAGTGGAGAAAAGAAATTATACGGCCATTGAAGCAACTTCTAGAACTAATGCATTGGCTAGCTATTTAAGCATTATGACACAATTAGTTGCTATAGGGTTAGGTGGATATTTTGTTATTAAAGGAAATTTGACAATAGGTACCTTGTTTGCCATTGTACAGCTTGGAGTTAATTTAGGAGAACCTATCACTATGATTATAGAAAAAATAACGATGATAAAAAGCATGCAAATTGTAAAAGACAGATTGCTGGCTTTTATAGATATTGAAGATGTAGATGAAAATAGATTTATTGAGTTAAAGGAATTTAAGAGTAGTATACAAGTTGAAGATGTGACATTTGGTTACGAAGAGGGGTATGACATATTAAAGAGTGTTTCTCTTCAGTTTGAAAAGAATAAGAAGTATGCCATTGTTGGAGCTAGTGGTAGTGGTAAATCTACTTTATTAAAGCTACTTTTAGACGAGTATATACCAAGGAGTGGACATATTACTATAGACGGTCAACAGTTACAGGAAGTTTTAAAGTCTTCGTTATACCAGCAATTAGCTATCATTCATCAGAATGTCTATTTGTTTGATAAATCCCTTAAAGAAAACATAACATTAGGGAAATGCTTTCAAGAATCTGAGATAGAAGAAGCAATGCAGAAGAGTGCTATAAATGAATTCTTAAATAAAAGGACCTATGGAGAGGACGAAACGCTAGGAGAGGATGGTAACAAGCTATCAGGTGGACAACGTCAAAGAGTAGCTATTGCTAGGGCTCTGATTCAGCGAAAGCCAATCTTGCTATTAGATGAATATACATCTTCATTAGATAGTAAAGTTGCTTATGCTATAGAAGATACAATACTTAATTTGCAAGATGTAACTGTTGTTTCTGTTACTCACAAGTTGATGGATAGCCTATTAAAAAGATATGACCGAATCATTGTGATGGAAGACGGACGAGTAGTAGAACAAGGGGGATTTCAAGAACTGCTAGAAAAGAGACAGGTGTTTTACAAACTTTATCATGCTGAACATCAAATGAAAAATACAGGAGAGGATGATACAGATGCTGTAAGTTAA
- a CDS encoding pyridoxamine 5'-phosphate oxidase family protein, giving the protein MEKKASDIQKERIKELEDKANLLLGKCDVLTLASINEKGYPRICALSKLKAEDFKDIYFVTSKRSHLNGKATHFENNPRASVCYTLEGDSVTLIGDVEFIEDKAFQLQLWNEADRKFFPKGIDDPKFRLLKFHTIEATFWIEGKFRTCKYK; this is encoded by the coding sequence GTGGAGAAAAAGGCTAGTGATATACAAAAAGAGAGAATTAAAGAGCTAGAAGATAAGGCGAATTTATTACTTGGAAAATGTGATGTATTAACTTTGGCTTCTATAAATGAAAAAGGATATCCAAGAATTTGTGCACTTTCCAAATTGAAGGCGGAGGATTTCAAAGATATCTATTTTGTAACATCGAAGCGTTCTCATTTAAATGGAAAAGCCACGCATTTTGAAAATAATCCTAGAGCTAGTGTGTGTTATACCTTAGAAGGAGACAGTGTGACGCTTATAGGAGATGTGGAATTTATTGAAGATAAAGCATTTCAACTGCAGCTTTGGAATGAAGCTGATAGAAAATTTTTTCCAAAAGGCATTGATGATCCCAAATTTCGATTGCTTAAGTTTCATACAATTGAGGCGACATTTTGGATTGAAGGTAAATTTAGAACATGTAAATATAAATAA
- a CDS encoding non-ribosomal peptide synthetase, which translates to MDHLVSASIKKFVKEIHLSVEAFLLSGLFILLSKYTRQEEISIGISLEEILDGKVQDIPVYPVVGNVFEDKICMTFYQEIQKECIRSLEEKSAQVAEVCFMKAQQYREESLSGKLAIVMKEEGAGVALIWHYDTTLFTKQVIKRLQRHYQKLLEEMIHKASKSVQTLTMLTEEDSFQIKKHFNKTCKVDTEQTIIQWFEAEVEKNPKGIAAICEEQTITYEQLNEKANQIAHYLRNQGLKPNDYVGLIMQRSIRVLEGILGILKAGGAYVPIDPKYPEERIEFILKDCKAKLIVGDVSLDRLKGPWKKVNLAKINISKEQWRDNLTIVNKLDDIAYLIYTSGTTGKPKGVMITQRNLCHVVSVYQKWYHITSEDILLQFASISFDQSVWDIFGALLSGATVCIATDKYIVNMEALGAYINEKQVTFAGLTPTVINELEASSCRSLRLLESGGEQARLDVLKYWKNNRQVYNTYGPTECTINALSYEYKGTEKGRLPIGKPVGDTQIYILDSKGRLLPIGVPGELCIAGTCVAKGYLNHTELTEEKFISNPFGEGKLYRTGDLARWLDDGNVDYLGRIDEQVKIRGLRIELEEIEMVIRKYPFIQEAVVVVQKNKFDESYLCAYLVSEQPIDIDLLKIRLKENLPDYMIPNGMLQIQYIPRTTNGKLDKRQLPPISYVSSYVAPENEVEEAICNLFSQVLGVTRVGANDDFFQMGGHSLRATKVINAIKSKYEIDLDLKHIFTYPTAKGLSQLIQNKHKQTLPKIAIDSLDKAPQLDCFLASSAQKRIYILTSLASKSINYNMPEAFLLKGKLEINRLEEAFRTIISRHVAFRTSFIMQEGEVIQKVHESVSFCLDYEAVEDDKLTGDIQSYIQPFDLTKPPLIRAKVYELEREKYVLLIDVHHIIADGFSCGLVIEELGKCYNGEELQEVAFQYTDYSYWQQSEAYNDRLKKQEDYWLRHFSGEIPILEMPLDKNRPYKQSFEGNSHYLEVSHTLMNVLDKFCEQNRITLNMVLLAVYAVVLAKYSGQDDLIIGMPIAGRDQEELQGIVGMFVNTLPIRLYPSGDKSFGQFLEETKQQLLEAYDNQNYPFDKLAAKLNLVKDASHNPIFDVAFVLQNTEEEYLSLEGFITTPYIIENKASRFDLTLVTQPLADKLIFEFNYCTDLYNEDTISRLAASFQMVLETILEQSNILLKDIDAVSNRDKHYMMLFNNDYSITRQSYLVHELFEEQVRLSPNQIAVQLEDKKLSYQELDEKAHALACKLQGLGVKRNTIVGVFAETSLEMIISLFGILKAGGAYLPIDPIYPKERVSHILQDSDVTILLTQDKLKSVVDFKGTIIDIEDPLLYKKGDLLKKDNEPSDLAYVIYTSGSTGKPKGVMVAHENVVNTLLWRRAEYDFNSKDKVLQTFSVAFDGFVASFFSPIIAGATTIFVTNNKSKDPSYLAKEIIQEHITHFVMVPALYKSILLSSHLTPYNNQLKVVCVAGDRLDVETVKLSERILPEVELTNEYGPTENTVASTILREVSSQRKITIGKPISNCHVYIVDKYLKLVPIGVKGEICVGGRGVAKGYLNHAELTKEKFIENPYCPGEKLYHTGDLGRWLFNGEVDFIRRMDDQVQIRGYRVELGEIENTIVELEGIKECVVLPQIEGQNTQLYAYYVAYEPIQVRRLRKALKSRLPYYMVPSYFVNVSQMPLTPNGKIDEKALLNYQPSNGVATEVEKLSPMEMQLKTICKTSFSCPSIKKDEDFFEIGADSLSLITLQANLLKEGWDISIEILYAHRTVEDLASYIENHKLILIHKEMEEVASTQETASAVLLKVSMQRKMTTYLHRSLPMCIILAYETYYGWYYSNFVQIFSYKNEKGYIELNYLEPYDNYADVADVICLGYNLLSHEDNIITYIHENIDRGYYVILHLDEYDLPNKWAYKKEHFVHSSLIYGYDISKKLIYLISFDDQMTFKPLIYDEATIMKAYEAGKLYYKESAHWCEWSALQLIKPKTPEQAFPFSLRRFKEKLSDYIEGYSDGYTLYNLGLPVKFVAYGTKVYDVMLEGLENTLEEKICIDYRAIHLIYEHKVGLLERFSYIGEHYHVTLEFTDTYEAYKGLVQAFNVVRLKFKALQDLDIPLDKGQKETILNTINELKQMSKKEETLLRKLLTYTPDVKSTN; encoded by the coding sequence TTGGACCATTTAGTAAGTGCATCTATAAAGAAGTTTGTAAAAGAAATACATCTTAGTGTGGAAGCATTTTTACTAAGCGGGCTATTTATACTTCTTAGTAAATATACACGACAAGAGGAGATTAGTATTGGGATATCTTTGGAGGAAATATTAGATGGCAAAGTACAGGATATACCAGTATATCCTGTGGTAGGAAATGTATTTGAAGATAAGATTTGTATGACATTTTATCAGGAAATCCAGAAGGAGTGTATAAGGAGCCTTGAGGAGAAAAGTGCGCAGGTAGCAGAAGTATGCTTTATGAAAGCACAACAATATAGAGAAGAAAGTTTATCGGGTAAGCTGGCGATAGTCATGAAAGAGGAGGGGGCAGGAGTTGCGTTAATTTGGCACTACGATACTACTCTTTTTACAAAGCAAGTCATTAAGAGGTTACAAAGACATTATCAAAAGCTACTAGAAGAGATGATACACAAGGCTTCTAAATCAGTTCAAACATTAACGATGCTAACAGAAGAAGATTCATTTCAAATAAAAAAGCACTTTAATAAGACCTGCAAGGTAGATACTGAGCAAACCATTATACAATGGTTTGAAGCAGAAGTAGAGAAGAATCCCAAAGGAATAGCCGCTATTTGCGAGGAGCAAACCATCACTTATGAGCAGTTAAATGAAAAGGCTAATCAAATAGCACATTATTTAAGAAACCAGGGTCTAAAACCCAATGATTATGTGGGTCTTATTATGCAACGTTCAATTAGGGTATTAGAAGGAATCCTAGGTATTCTAAAAGCTGGAGGAGCGTATGTTCCTATTGATCCTAAATATCCAGAAGAGAGAATTGAGTTCATTTTAAAAGATTGTAAGGCCAAATTAATTGTGGGGGACGTTTCTTTAGATCGTCTAAAGGGACCATGGAAAAAGGTAAATTTAGCAAAAATTAATATAAGCAAAGAACAATGGAGAGATAATCTTACAATAGTCAATAAACTAGATGATATAGCTTATTTAATTTATACCTCAGGAACAACTGGGAAACCTAAAGGTGTTATGATTACTCAACGTAATCTTTGCCACGTCGTTAGTGTTTATCAAAAGTGGTATCATATCACTTCTGAGGATATTCTGTTGCAGTTTGCAAGCATTTCCTTTGATCAATCGGTATGGGATATTTTTGGAGCTCTTTTAAGTGGGGCAACTGTGTGTATAGCAACAGATAAGTATATAGTGAACATGGAGGCTTTAGGAGCTTATATTAATGAGAAGCAAGTAACCTTTGCAGGCTTAACACCAACAGTTATTAATGAATTAGAGGCCAGTAGCTGTAGAAGTTTGAGGCTTCTAGAATCAGGTGGAGAACAGGCACGTTTAGATGTGCTTAAATACTGGAAAAATAATAGACAAGTTTATAATACCTACGGACCTACCGAATGTACTATTAATGCACTTTCTTATGAATATAAAGGGACTGAAAAAGGACGATTACCAATAGGTAAACCTGTAGGAGATACGCAGATATACATATTGGATTCCAAGGGAAGACTTCTACCTATAGGAGTGCCTGGTGAATTATGTATTGCCGGTACATGTGTTGCAAAAGGGTACTTAAATCACACAGAGCTAACAGAAGAAAAGTTCATTTCTAATCCCTTTGGAGAGGGAAAACTATATAGAACAGGTGACTTGGCAAGATGGCTAGATGATGGAAATGTGGATTACTTAGGACGTATAGATGAGCAAGTCAAGATTCGAGGATTGCGTATTGAATTAGAAGAAATTGAAATGGTCATCAGAAAATATCCATTCATTCAAGAGGCAGTAGTAGTAGTACAGAAAAATAAGTTTGATGAAAGCTATTTATGTGCTTATTTGGTATCAGAGCAACCTATAGACATAGATTTACTAAAGATACGACTGAAAGAAAATTTGCCAGATTATATGATTCCAAATGGAATGCTTCAGATACAATACATACCACGAACTACGAATGGTAAATTAGATAAGCGCCAATTGCCACCTATATCTTATGTTAGTAGTTATGTAGCGCCTGAGAATGAAGTAGAAGAAGCCATATGTAACCTATTTAGCCAGGTGTTAGGCGTAACGAGAGTAGGAGCGAATGACGACTTTTTCCAAATGGGAGGGCATAGTTTAAGAGCAACTAAGGTTATTAACGCTATTAAAAGTAAATATGAGATTGATTTAGACTTAAAACATATCTTTACTTATCCTACTGCAAAAGGTTTAAGCCAGCTTATTCAAAATAAACATAAACAGACCTTACCTAAAATAGCTATAGATTCTTTGGATAAGGCACCTCAACTAGATTGTTTCTTGGCATCTTCAGCGCAAAAGAGAATATATATTTTAACGAGTCTAGCTTCAAAAAGTATTAATTATAATATGCCAGAAGCGTTTCTTCTTAAAGGTAAATTAGAGATTAACCGCCTAGAAGAAGCCTTTCGAACGATTATTAGTAGACATGTTGCTTTTCGCACAAGTTTTATAATGCAAGAAGGTGAGGTAATTCAAAAAGTTCATGAAAGCGTTTCCTTTTGCTTAGATTATGAAGCGGTAGAGGATGATAAGCTAACTGGAGATATTCAATCATACATTCAGCCTTTCGATCTAACTAAGCCACCACTAATTAGGGCTAAGGTGTATGAATTGGAAAGGGAAAAGTATGTATTACTAATAGATGTACACCATATCATTGCAGATGGTTTTTCATGTGGTTTGGTTATAGAAGAACTGGGGAAATGCTATAACGGTGAAGAGTTACAAGAAGTAGCATTTCAGTATACAGATTACTCATATTGGCAACAAAGTGAGGCCTATAATGATAGGCTTAAGAAGCAAGAAGACTATTGGTTAAGGCATTTTAGTGGAGAAATCCCTATTCTAGAAATGCCTCTAGATAAGAATAGGCCTTATAAGCAGAGCTTTGAAGGTAATAGTCATTACCTAGAAGTATCACACACACTTATGAATGTACTTGATAAATTTTGTGAGCAAAATCGTATTACCCTGAATATGGTGCTATTAGCTGTTTATGCCGTTGTTTTAGCCAAGTATAGTGGGCAGGATGACTTAATTATAGGTATGCCAATCGCAGGGAGAGATCAAGAGGAATTACAAGGAATAGTAGGCATGTTTGTAAATACACTACCAATACGCTTATATCCCAGTGGGGATAAATCCTTTGGACAATTTTTAGAGGAAACAAAACAACAGCTATTAGAAGCTTATGATAATCAAAACTATCCTTTTGATAAATTAGCCGCTAAGCTTAATTTAGTAAAAGATGCTAGTCATAACCCTATATTTGATGTAGCCTTTGTTTTGCAAAATACTGAAGAAGAGTATTTAAGCTTAGAGGGGTTTATTACTACACCGTATATCATAGAGAACAAAGCATCGCGCTTCGACCTTACACTTGTTACACAGCCATTAGCAGACAAGTTGATATTTGAATTTAACTACTGCACTGACTTATATAATGAAGATACCATTAGTCGTTTAGCAGCAAGTTTTCAAATGGTTTTAGAGACCATTTTAGAACAATCAAATATTTTGCTCAAAGACATAGATGCAGTTAGCAACAGAGATAAGCATTATATGATGCTATTTAATAATGATTATAGCATTACAAGACAGTCGTATTTAGTACATGAATTATTTGAAGAGCAAGTGAGGTTATCACCTAATCAAATTGCTGTTCAACTAGAAGATAAGAAGTTAAGTTATCAAGAATTAGATGAAAAAGCTCATGCATTGGCATGCAAGTTACAAGGGTTAGGGGTAAAGAGAAATACAATAGTTGGTGTATTTGCGGAAACCTCCTTAGAAATGATTATAAGTTTGTTTGGAATCTTAAAGGCAGGAGGAGCGTATCTACCTATTGATCCTATTTACCCTAAAGAAAGGGTTAGTCATATTTTGCAAGATAGTGATGTGACGATACTACTAACTCAAGATAAATTAAAGTCAGTAGTAGATTTTAAGGGAACCATAATAGATATAGAAGATCCTTTGCTTTATAAAAAGGGGGATTTGTTAAAAAAAGATAATGAACCTAGTGATTTAGCTTACGTTATTTATACCTCTGGTTCTACAGGTAAACCTAAGGGTGTTATGGTAGCACATGAAAATGTAGTTAACACACTCTTATGGAGAAGAGCAGAATATGATTTTAATAGCAAGGATAAAGTATTACAAACATTTTCAGTTGCATTTGATGGATTTGTGGCTAGCTTTTTTTCACCTATTATTGCAGGTGCAACAACAATTTTTGTTACTAATAATAAGAGCAAAGACCCTAGTTATTTGGCAAAAGAGATTATACAAGAACATATTACTCACTTTGTAATGGTACCAGCCTTATATAAGAGTATCTTATTAAGTAGCCACCTAACTCCATATAACAATCAGTTGAAGGTAGTGTGTGTTGCTGGAGATAGATTAGATGTGGAGACGGTGAAGTTAAGTGAAAGGATACTTCCAGAAGTAGAATTAACTAATGAGTATGGTCCTACTGAAAATACAGTAGCTAGTACCATTTTAAGAGAAGTAAGTAGTCAAAGAAAAATAACAATAGGAAAGCCTATTAGCAATTGCCATGTTTACATAGTTGATAAATACCTTAAGCTTGTACCTATAGGTGTTAAGGGAGAAATTTGTGTTGGCGGAAGAGGTGTTGCTAAAGGCTATTTAAATCATGCGGAGTTAACCAAAGAAAAGTTTATAGAAAATCCATATTGTCCAGGAGAAAAGCTCTATCATACAGGAGATTTAGGAAGATGGCTATTTAACGGTGAGGTGGATTTTATAAGACGAATGGATGATCAAGTTCAAATCAGAGGGTACCGTGTAGAATTAGGTGAAATAGAAAACACAATTGTAGAGCTAGAAGGAATAAAAGAATGTGTTGTGCTACCTCAAATAGAAGGACAGAACACTCAGCTTTATGCGTATTATGTGGCATATGAACCCATACAGGTTAGAAGATTACGTAAGGCGTTAAAGTCCAGACTACCTTATTATATGGTACCAAGTTACTTTGTTAATGTATCTCAAATGCCTCTTACCCCTAACGGTAAAATTGATGAAAAAGCATTATTAAACTATCAACCCTCTAATGGAGTAGCTACAGAGGTAGAAAAGTTATCACCTATGGAAATGCAACTAAAGACAATATGTAAAACAAGCTTTAGTTGCCCAAGTATAAAAAAGGATGAGGACTTTTTTGAGATAGGTGCAGACTCATTAAGCCTTATTACGCTACAAGCGAACCTATTAAAGGAAGGTTGGGACATATCTATTGAGATACTTTATGCACATCGTACCGTGGAGGATTTAGCGAGCTATATAGAAAACCATAAGCTTATTTTAATACATAAGGAAATGGAAGAAGTAGCAAGTACACAGGAAACAGCAAGTGCAGTTTTACTAAAAGTAAGTATGCAAAGAAAAATGACCACCTATTTACATAGAAGCTTACCTATGTGCATTATACTGGCCTATGAAACCTACTATGGATGGTATTACAGCAATTTTGTTCAGATTTTTTCTTACAAAAATGAAAAAGGATATATTGAACTTAACTATCTAGAACCTTATGACAACTATGCAGATGTGGCAGATGTAATCTGCTTAGGCTATAACCTACTTAGTCATGAAGATAACATCATTACTTATATTCATGAAAATATCGATCGCGGCTATTATGTCATTTTACATTTGGATGAATATGACTTACCAAACAAATGGGCTTATAAAAAAGAACACTTTGTTCATAGTTCATTAATTTATGGGTATGACATTAGCAAAAAACTAATTTATCTTATCAGTTTCGATGACCAAATGACATTTAAACCTTTAATTTATGACGAAGCAACCATTATGAAAGCGTATGAGGCAGGAAAGTTATATTACAAAGAAAGTGCGCATTGGTGTGAATGGTCTGCGCTGCAGCTCATTAAACCCAAAACACCAGAGCAAGCATTTCCTTTTAGCTTAAGACGATTCAAGGAAAAGTTAAGCGATTATATAGAAGGATATAGTGATGGATATACACTGTATAATTTGGGACTTCCTGTTAAGTTTGTTGCTTATGGGACTAAAGTTTATGATGTAATGCTTGAAGGGCTAGAAAATACGTTAGAAGAAAAAATTTGCATTGATTATCGTGCTATTCATTTGATCTATGAACATAAGGTAGGCCTATTAGAACGCTTTAGCTATATTGGTGAGCACTATCATGTCACTTTAGAATTTACAGATACTTATGAAGCTTATAAAGGATTAGTACAAGCCTTTAACGTAGTAAGGTTGAAGTTTAAGGCCTTGCAAGATTTAGACATTCCTTTAGATAAGGGGCAAAAAGAAACAATCTTAAATACTATTAATGAACTTAAGCAAATGTCTAAGAAAGAAGAGACTTTGCTGCGAAAGCTTTTAACATATACTCCAGATGTGAAAAGCACAAATTAG